In Microbulbifer agarilyticus, the DNA window TCGCTGGTGGCTTTGGCGGCGCGCTCGAAGGTCTGGTAAATCGCCTGCTGGCTCTTGTCGTAGTTGCCACCGCGCTGGTCTATATCAGACAACTGGGCAGAGGCTTCGGCGAGGCCGCACAGCATAAATTTGCGCGCGCGCAGGTAATCCATATCGCGCTTTTGCATGGCGTCGAACACGCGTTCGATGTTTGGCTGCAAGTGCGTATCGCACAAGATGGTCTCGGTGTGAATCCGGGACCAGTCGTCGCCCAGCGCCGACTCGAGTGCCTGGAACAGTGGCTCGGCGAAGTCTTCGTTTACTGCCCCCATACCGGGCGCCGCAAGGATTACTAGATCGGCCATATTCGCTCCCTGTGATTATTCTGGTTTTGTTATTGGATACGAATACTTCTGCGGGGTTGCCCGCGCATCCTGAGTGTTGTTTATTTTTGCGCCACTCTCTTTACAACGAGCGGTGACGCAATAACCACAAACAGAAAAAACTACCACTCGATGGTCAGAATGGGAAGATTTACGCCAGAAATGTGCCCTGATCGGCATTTTTACACGCAATTTCACAAAATTTGGCGTGTAAGGGAAATAAATGGGAACTGAAACGCCAGGACACCGTCAAAGAGTACAGTTCCCCGAATCGCGTTTGCGGTGTCAGCGCATGGCGATTGGACTCTCTCATCGTATCTTTGCTTCAAGCCGGCCTTGCGCCGGCTTTTCTTTGTCTGATGACTTCAAACACAGGGGATACTTGAGACCGAATCAATCAGGCCTCCGTCGCGACAGCCTCCGCGCAGTACTGCTGAATAAACTCGTGGTGTGGCGGCAAGGTCTGGACAGCGCGCGCCACCTGGCTACGCAAGCCGGTTTGCAGCTGTTGCATCTGCTGCTCGGTCATCATTTGCGTGACCGGGTGGTGTCGCTGGGGCTTTAGTCCCTGCCCCAACATCACCTGCACCCAGGAGTCCACCCGGAACAATTCATCGTTGTTTTGATAAGCATGGGCGCGCTCACGGAACAGTGCGATGCGTTGTGCGAGGCTATCAGGAATCGCCATTTGTCGGCAGTGATCCCAGAAGGGGTCTCCATGACGCTGGTTGACGTGGTAGTGCAGTACGATGAAATCCCGGATGTCCTCAAGCTCGCGCTGGGTCTGCTTGTTGTATTCATCCCGCAGCGCCGGTTCTGCACCGTTGAACGGGAACAACTGCATCAGACGTACTACGCCGGTCACAATCAAATGGATACTGGTGCTTTCCAATGGTTCGATAAAGCCGCTGGCTAGTCCCAGTGCAACACAGTTATTTTTCCAGGTTTGTTTTCGCCGCCCGGTGGCAAAACGAATCACTCTAGGCTCGGTCATCGGCTTACCATCCACACGATCCAGCAACAGTGCGCTAGCATCGTCGTCGGACAGGTAGTCACTGCAATAAACCAGGCCATTGCCCACACGAGTCTGCAACGGAATCCGCCAGCGCCAGCCTGCCTTCTCCGCGATGGAACGGGTATAGGGCATTGCAGGTTCGGTCGCTGAGGTTTGCAGGGGCACCGCTCTGTCGCACGGCAGCCAGTGAGACCAGTCTTCAAATTCACTGCCCAGGGCCTTACCTGCGAGCAGGCTGCGAAACCCGCTGCAATCGATAAACAGATCGCCCTCAATTTCGCGGCCATCGTCGAGAATCAACGCCAGAATATCCCCACTCTCTGCGTCCTGACGCACATCCTGAATCAAACCCTCAACGCGGGTTACGCCATGCTCTTCGCTGATTTCGCGCAGAAACGCTGCGTAGCGAGTGGCATCCAGATGGTAAGCAAAATTAATATTGGATTTGGACGAAGTGGCAAAACGCCCGGCCTCTGCAGCCTGATGTTCCAGACAAAATTCACCGATATCGCTATCGAACCCCATCTCCCGGCCGCGCAACCAGAAATGGTGGAAGTCACACATCCAGGCACTAGTACCGGTTTTACCGAAGGAGTGAATGTAGCGCTCACCTTCTCGCCCCCAATTCTCGAAAGCGATCCCCAGCTTGGCGGTAGCGCCAGTAGCGCGCATAAACTCCTGTTCGTCGATGCCCAACAGGTGATGGAAAGTACGCAGCGGTGGAATGGTAGCTTCCCCCACCCCCACGGTGCCAATCGCGTCAGATTCCACCAGGGTAATTTCCAGCAAGTCACCCAGTTTCTTCGACAGGGCTGCGGCAGCAATCCAACCTGCAGTTCCGCCACCCGCAATCACAATACGTTTTACGGCTGCATCGGTCTTCTTGCTATTTTGTGTATTCATATTCAGACCTCAACGATTCAACCGGTTGATCAACATGGCACGCAACTGGCGGGCGCTGGCATCGTCCATTTTCCCCAATACCCCGCGCGCGTGTTCGGGCAGGTGTTCACCGGCTTGCTCTGAAGCGCCAAATACGTAGTAGTCGAACAACTGTCGCCACCCCTCTTTTTCGTGTTCGGGCTTATCGCGCAGGGAAAGGATTCCATGATACAGGGCATTCATTCCCGAACCGGTGAACTGGGGAGCATCGTCCCACCAGTAGTTCACCAAAATATTGAATGGGCTCAGCCCCTCCACGTGATGCATCCACATACTGGGAATATAAATACCATCTCCCGGCTCCAGCTCCGCCACCGATCCGTTGGTAATGGCCTCACGAAAGCGAGGGAAGCGCGCAAAGTCCGGCCGTGCAAAATCCACCATACTGATGGCTTGCCCACCAGGCGTCAGGTCCAGTGGACCGAAATATAGGTTTTTAAATTGATCCGGAGGAAATAACGTAAAACGTCGACGCCCTGCCACACAGCAGGCGATATTATCCAGCGCATCATAGTGACAACTGGCCACTGAGCGGTTTCCAATCCAGACTTTCATTTGTGGTGGCGCGACAGGATGATCCGCTACGGCGCGTGGAATCTGTAGATCGTTTTCCCCGCGCATACCGGGAAAAAACCCATCAACAGAGGTCGAAGAAATGTAGTAGGAGGAATACCCCTCGTTGCTCACCGCCCGACCGCCCAAGGTTTGCAGGATTTTCTGCAATACCTCATCGACAGGGGCACGAGCGGTATCGTAATTCAGTTTCCGTACATCCTCATCGTAGAAGTAACGACCAGAAGTATCATGACCGAAATTCACCAGACAAGGTTTGCCATTATAAAACCTGCTTAGGTAGCTAACGGCAGATTCTGCAGACTGTTCCGCGGAACTTACCAGTGGCCAGTGCTTTATCAGACCCCGGAGTATTATCGGAGTATTGCACTGCAATATATCCGCTGGAATTCTCGCCCCTGGCCCAATGGAAATTTCATCCACCGGATTGCTGACTTGCTCGGGTCTCTGCATTGCAGGCATCTCACAAGCTGGCATTTTTGCGAGCTACTAGCTGTTCGATGTTACCGAGGGACGCAAGCATGAGGAATACGCCACGTAGATAGCCTGCGCCATTGAGCGCCTGTAGACTTTCTCCATTCAAACTGTGTAGACGCTCTTCGCTCACCGTGTAGTAGCCCGAGAGTTGATGTTTATCACCATTCTTGAGGTCCACATTAATGGAAACCGGTTCGATCAACCCGACCTCATCCAAAGCAGAGAACATCTGACGACCGATCTCTTCCCCCTGATGAATGGTGCGTAACACACCAGAGATATACTCCAGGTAGGAGCTGTTACCACCAAACTCTCGAAACAGTGGCGTACCCGCTTCGCGACACAGCTTGGGACTATCAGCATCCACATAGATCATTGGCTCTGGCGCATCACCATTCTCCGATTCCTGAAAACCGATGATGAAAGGGCCGCGCGCAACCATAGCGGGCACATAATTCCCTGCCCAACCATTGTCACTCTGACC includes these proteins:
- a CDS encoding cupin-like domain-containing protein; translated protein: MPACEMPAMQRPEQVSNPVDEISIGPGARIPADILQCNTPIILRGLIKHWPLVSSAEQSAESAVSYLSRFYNGKPCLVNFGHDTSGRYFYDEDVRKLNYDTARAPVDEVLQKILQTLGGRAVSNEGYSSYYISSTSVDGFFPGMRGENDLQIPRAVADHPVAPPQMKVWIGNRSVASCHYDALDNIACCVAGRRRFTLFPPDQFKNLYFGPLDLTPGGQAISMVDFARPDFARFPRFREAITNGSVAELEPGDGIYIPSMWMHHVEGLSPFNILVNYWWDDAPQFTGSGMNALYHGILSLRDKPEHEKEGWRQLFDYYVFGASEQAGEHLPEHARGVLGKMDDASARQLRAMLINRLNR
- a CDS encoding tryptophan halogenase family protein, whose translation is MNTQNSKKTDAAVKRIVIAGGGTAGWIAAAALSKKLGDLLEITLVESDAIGTVGVGEATIPPLRTFHHLLGIDEQEFMRATGATAKLGIAFENWGREGERYIHSFGKTGTSAWMCDFHHFWLRGREMGFDSDIGEFCLEHQAAEAGRFATSSKSNINFAYHLDATRYAAFLREISEEHGVTRVEGLIQDVRQDAESGDILALILDDGREIEGDLFIDCSGFRSLLAGKALGSEFEDWSHWLPCDRAVPLQTSATEPAMPYTRSIAEKAGWRWRIPLQTRVGNGLVYCSDYLSDDDASALLLDRVDGKPMTEPRVIRFATGRRKQTWKNNCVALGLASGFIEPLESTSIHLIVTGVVRLMQLFPFNGAEPALRDEYNKQTQRELEDIRDFIVLHYHVNQRHGDPFWDHCRQMAIPDSLAQRIALFRERAHAYQNNDELFRVDSWVQVMLGQGLKPQRHHPVTQMMTEQQMQQLQTGLRSQVARAVQTLPPHHEFIQQYCAEAVATEA
- a CDS encoding SapC family protein, whose protein sequence is MNANYVLLNNVEHADLKVLPGFSVALGDGAAAVLTFPTEFENIQREYPILLRKDGQTGEFQAVAILGLQKGENLFLNNDGQSDNGWAGNYVPAMVARGPFIIGFQESENGDAPEPMIYVDADSPKLCREAGTPLFREFGGNSSYLEYISGVLRTIHQGEEIGRQMFSALDEVGLIEPVSINVDLKNGDKHQLSGYYTVSEERLHSLNGESLQALNGAGYLRGVFLMLASLGNIEQLVARKNASL